A single Meles meles chromosome 20, mMelMel3.1 paternal haplotype, whole genome shotgun sequence DNA region contains:
- the LOC123933176 gene encoding plasmalemma vesicle-associated protein — MGLAMDHGGAYSRAGGSPRGCWYYLRYFFLFVSLIQFLIILGLVLFMVYGNVHVSTESNLQATERRAEGLYNQVVGLTASQANLSKELNLTSRAKDTIMQMLLHARRDLDRINASFRQCQADLMTYVSNQPYMAAIILSEKQCQEQLKETNKSCDALLLMLNHKAKTLEVELAKEKEVCTKDKQGLAMSKGVVEEKLAECGKIQKQQQQERQLAEDRLQKVQALCLPLDKDKFEIELRNLWRDSIIPRTLDSMGYNLYHPLGSEIASARRSCDHMPALMSTKVEELARSLRAGIERVARENSDIQRQKLEVEEALRASQEAKEKVQKEAQAREAKLQAECARQTQLALEEKAALRKERDNLAKELEEKKREAEQLKMQLAVSNSALDTCIKAKSQPMPMPRPVAPAPNRQPIDPAVLEEFKRRILESQRPAGNAVAPPSG, encoded by the exons ATGGGCTTGGCAATGGACCACGGAGGAGCCTACTCGCGGGCAGGGGGCAGCCCGAGGGGCTGCTGGTACTACCTGCGCTACTTCTTCCTCTTTGTGTCACTCATCCAGTTTCTGATCATCCTGGGCCTCGTCCTCTTCATGGTCTACGGCAACGTGCACGTGAGCACGGAATCCAACCTACAGGCCACCGAGCGCCGGGCCGAGGGCCTGTACAACCAGGTCGTGGGGCTCACGGCCTCCCAGGCCAACCTGTCCAAGGAGCTCAACCTGACCTCCCGCGCCAAGGACACCATCATGCAGATGCTGCTGCACGCCCGCCGCGACCTGGACAGGATCAACGCCAGCTTCCGCCAGTGCCAGGCTGACCTG ATGACCTATGTGAGCAACCAGCCATACATGGCGGCCATCATCTTGAGCGAGAAGCAATGCCAAGAGCAACTTAAGGAGACTAACAAGAGCTGCGATG CTTTGCTCCTCATGCTGAACCATAAGGCCAAGACGCTGGAGGTAGAGTTggccaaggagaaggaagtaTGCACCAAAGACAAGCAGGGTCTGGCGATGAGCAAGGGAGTGGTGGAGGAGAAGCTGGCTGAGTGTGGCAAGatccagaagcagcagcagcaggagcgaCAGCTGGCCGAGGACCGCCTGCAGAAGGTGCAGGCCCTCTGCCTCCCGCTGGACAAGGACAAGTTTGAGATCGAGCTGCGTAACCTCTGGAGGGACTCCATTATCCCCCGCACCCTGGACTCGATGGGCTATAACCTGTACCATCCCCTCGGCTCGGAAATAGCCTCCGCCCGGAGAAGCTGCGACCACATGCCCGCCCTCATGAGCACCAAGGTGGAGGAGCTGGCCCGGAGCCTGCGGGCCGGCATAGAGCGCGTGGCCCGCGAGAACTCGGACATCCAGCGCCAGAAGCTGGAGGTCGAGGAGGCCCTGCGGGCCAGTCAGGAGGCCAAGGAGAAGGTGCAGAAGGAGGCCCAGGCCCGGGAGGCCAAGCTCCAGGCCGAATGCGCCCGGCAGACACAGCTCGCCCTGGAGGAGAAGGCAGCACTGCGGAAGGAGCGGGACAACCTGGCCAAGGAGCTGGAGGAGAAGAAACGGGAGGCAGAGCAGCTCAAAATGCAGCTGGCCGTCAGCAACTCCGCCCTGGACACCTGCATCAAGGCCAAG TCGCAGCCGATGCCTATGCCAAGACCTGTGGCCCCTGCCCCCAACCGCCAGCCCATCG ACCCAGCTGTGCTGGAGGAGTTCAAGAGAAGGATCCTAGAATCCCAGAGGCCCGCAGGCAACGCTGTAGCCCCACCCAG TGGCTGA